The genomic region CGTGGAGTGGGCGCGCGGTGTGCTCGCGGCGCACCCGACGCTGCCGGTGATCCTCACGGCGCACGACATCGTCGACTCGAAGCCCGACGGCTCCGCCGTGCTCGACGACTACGGCCAGGGCCTCTGGGACTCCTTCATCTCGCAGCACGACCAGGTCTTCCTCACCCTCAACGGGCACTACTGGAAGCCCGGCCGCACGACGCTGCGGAACCGCGCGGGCCACGACGTGGACCTGCACCTCGTGAACTACCAGGACCGCTACTACGGCGGCGCCGCGATGATCCGGCTGTACCACGTGGACCTCGAGCGGAACGCGATCGACGTCGAGACCCTGTCGCCCTTCATCCTGGGCGGGGGGCTCGGCGCGGGCAACGAGCTCGCGGACGAGGAGGCGCAGCTCTCGGGCGACGTCGACCGGTTCACCGTGTCGGTGGACTTCGAGCAGCGGTTCGCCGGGTTCGCGCCCGTCCCCGCACGCGCCGCCCGGCCGGCCGCGCAGATGCTCGTGCCCGGCACGGTCGCGTACTGGCGCTTCGACGGGCACGCCGACGGATCCGCGCTCGGCACGACCACCCGCATCCCCGACGCGTCCGGCCGCGGCAACGACCTCGTGGTGGCGAACCGCGCGGGCGCGGCGCCCGGATCCCTGCGCTTCGCCTCCGCGCACCACGACGACCAGCCCGGCTTCGGCAGCCTCACCCTCACGGGCGGCAAGAAGAGCGGCGACCACCTGCGCACCGTCGTCGGCGCCCCGCTCGACGCCGCGACCTTCCGCCAGGGCTACACCGTCGAGGCGTTCGTGCGCATCCCCGCCGACTTCGACGGCGACGCGGACGGCTTCAGCGCGATCCTCTCCCGCGCCGCCTCCGCGAAGGACGCGGGCAAGACCCCCGGCGACGCCGGCGACCCGGACGAGCCGGCCGCGACCCTCAGCGTCTCCGGCAGCCGCGAGATCCAGTGGTGCGTCTACCCGACCACGCAGCAGGGATCCCTCACCAACTGGTCGCACGAGCTGCCGGCCGCGACGTGGTGGCACGTCGCGGTCGTCAACGACGGCCAGCACACGACCATGTACATCGACGGCTGCCCGGTGGTGCGGAACCCGTCCACGGCGAACCGCGGGCTCGCGGCGGCATCCCCCGCGACCTCATGGCTCCTCGGCGCGAACCTCTACGGCGGCAAGCTCGACCACGTGCTGCCGGCGTCGATCGGCGACGTGCGCATCGTGGAGCGGGCGCTCAAGCCGTCGGAGTTCATGATCGCCTGACGGCCGCGGCGGCCTCCCGCGCTCAGAGCTCCGGGTGGTCGTCCTCGAGCAGGTGGAAGCGGCGGTCGCGGTAGACGAGCGGCGGGGCGGCCTCGCCCAGGATCACGTCGAGGACCTCGGCGACGACCAGCACGGATCCGCCGACCGGCACGGTCTGGATGGTGCGGCAGCGGAGGGCGGCGCGCGCGTCGGCGAGCAGCGGCTCGCCCGTCGGCAGCTCCTGGAAGCCCTGCTCCTCGGTGAAGCGCGGCGACCCGGAGACCGCGAAGGAGCGGGCGAGCGCGGCGTGCTGCCCGGCGAGCAGGTGCACGACGTAGCTGTCGGCGGAGAGGATCGCGCCGGCGGACCCCGTGGCGCGCGTCACCGAGAACGAGAGCGCGGGCGGATCCACCGACAGCGACGCGACGCTCGAGGCGGTGAGCCCGGACGGCCCGTCCGCGGTGCGCGCCGTGATGAGCGCCACGCCGGCCGGGTGAGCGCGGAACGCGGCCTTGAAGAGGTCGGGGTCGGCGCTCACGCGGGCTCGCCCGGGCGCGGCACGGCGGCCACCACCGCGTGGTCGTACGCGACGGCGCCGATCTTGACGGCGCCGCCGGGCGATCCCATCTCGGCGAAGAACTCGACGTTGGCCGTGTAGTAGTCCGACCACTTCTCGGGCAGGTCGTCTTCGTAGTAGATCGCCTCGACCGGGCACACCGGCTCGCAGGCGCCGCAGTCGACGCACTCGTCGGGGTGGATGTAGAGGGAGCGCTCGCCCTCGTAGATGCAGTCCACCGGGCACTCGTCGATGCAGGCGCGGTCCTTCACGTCGACACAGGGCAGGGCGATCACGTAGGTCACAGGGCGTCCTCGCGGAGGGGGGCCGTCGTGACGGCCGGGGAGGTGATGCGCATGGTGTCCACGTTAGAACCTCACGTACCCTTGAGGTCAATCGGGAGGGGACGTCGTGGCGGATGCGCAGGAGCCGACCGTCGTCGCGGCGACGCCGCGGCACGCGCCCGGCGAGCTGCTCACCGTCGGCGAGATGACCCGCCGCACGGGCGTCGCCGCCTCCGCCCTCCGCTTCTACGAGGACCTCGGCCTCATCGCCGCCGAGCGCACCGCGGGCAACCAGCGCCGCTACGCCCGGCACATGCTGCGTCGCGTGTCGCTGATCACGGTGGCCAAGCGCCTCGGGATCCCGCTCGCCGACGTGCAGGCCACCTTCGACGACGTGCCGCTCGACCGCCCGCCGAGCCACGCCGACTGGCAGCGCGCGTCGCGCCGCTGGAAGCGCCTGCTCGAGGAGCGGCGCCAGGGCATCGAGCGCCTGGAGCGCGAGCTCACGGGCTGCATCGGCTGCGGCTGCCTCTCGATGAAGGCGTGCGGGCTCCTCAACCCGGACGACGCGCTGGGCGACCGCGGCGCGGGGCCGCTGCGGGTGCAGCTCGACTGAGCCGCGATCCGGGTGGGCGGCGACGGCCGGGCGGGCGGCAGGGTCACCCGCGTTCGAACCGCATCCCGCAGGCGCGCGCGTCCGCGTCCGCCGCCACCGTGCCCGTGCGCGCGAAGTCGGCCCATACCCGCCGCACCGCGCGACCACGCGCGGCGACCTCGGGCCACGCCTCCGGCGGCACCAGGCGCATGCGGGTCCACGCCTCGCGCGTGCCGAGGATCAGCGGCACGTCGGCGGTGTGGCCCGTGCCGATGGGGCTCGACGCGGGCGCCCCTCGGAGCACGTAGCGCACGGCCCTGCCGCCCGCCGCGCGATGACGGGCCGCGAACGCCCGGACAGGCCGCCCGTAGACGGCACGGGTGGTGGGCCCCACGACCGCGCGCATCAGGACCGCCCGGAGCGCCCGGCCCACGACCGGCACGTGGAGGAGCGGCGCGATCACCGGCAGCGCGGGCAGGTACATCGCGGTCTCGTCGCGCGTCGTGCCGATGAGCAGGTCGACCTCCGGGGCGACGGCCCGCCAGGCGGCATCGCGGTCGGCCTCGGCGGGCAGCGGCGCGTGGCCGTAGCGCGGTCCCCAGGGCAGGCCAGCGCGGATCCCCGACGCCCACGACGCGACCTCGGCCTGAGCCTGGCGGCGCAGCACGGCGTCGAGCGGCGCATCGGCCGGGAGCGACCGCGTCACGCGCCCCATCGCGCGGAACATGCGCTCGCGACCGCCCGTGATCCCCACGGGCGGGCTCTGCACGATGGCCCGCCGGACGAGGCCGCGCGCGCCGTCGCTGATCATGAGGTGCAGGATCGCGTCGCCGCCCGCCGACTGCCCCATCGCGGTGACCGTCCGCGGGTCGCCGCCGAACGCGGCGATGGAGTCGCGGATCCAGCGCAGCGCTTCCAGCTGGTCGAGCAGGCCGAGGTTGGCCGGCGGACCCCCGGGAGCGCCGCCGCCGAAGCCGAGCAAGCCCAGCCGCGACGTCACGGCCACCACGATCACGCGCTGCTCCACCACGAGGGCGCGCGGATCGTGGATCGCGAGGTCGCCCGCGCCCGTCGTGTATCCGCCGCCGTGGAACCACACGATGACCGGCAGCGTCTCGCCGGGCGCGAGGTCCGCGGGCAGCGTGATCGAGAGCCGCTGGCAGTCCTCCGAACGCGCGACGCCGTCGAGGGCGCCCTGCATGAGCGCGTCGAGGATCCGCGACGACGGCTGCGGGCACGCGGGCGCCGGGTGCACGGCCGCGAGCACGACCGGCCGCCCGTCGGATCCGCGCACGGGCACCGCCGACACGGGCGGGACGCCGCGCGCCGCCGTCGCGTAAGGAATGCCGAGGTACCGGATCACGTCGCCGTCCTGCCGCCCCGTCACCGGGCCGGATCGCGTCGGGGTCGGGCCGGGGACGGTGGGAGCGGGCATCCCGCCACGGTATCCGGCGGCCGAGCAAAAGCCGCGCGGTTTCGGGGATCAGCTCGGGCAGGCGTAGCGTCGAGGGGTACCGCATCCGAAGAGGGCGCGGCCGGATCGACCCGATCCCTCCCCTCCCCCACCGGACAGCACAAGGAGAACCATGCGCACCGTCAACGCCTACGCGGCCCCGTCCGCCACCGACCCCATCATCAAGACCACCATCGAGCGCCGCGACGTCGGCCCGAAGGACGTCTCCATCGACATCGCCTACTCGGGCGTCTGCCACTCCGACATCCACACCGTCCGCGGCGAGTGGGGCCCCATCCAGTACCCGCAGGTCGTCGGCCACGAGATCGTCGGCCGCGTCACCGAGGTCGGCTCCGAGGTCTCCAAGCACAAGGTCGGCGACCTCGTCGGCGTCGGCTGCATGGTCAACTCCTGCAAGGAGTGCGAGCAGTGCACGGCCGGCCAGGAGCAGTACTGCCTGAAGGGCAACATCCAGACCTACGGCGGCACCGACCCGGCCGACGGCACCATCACGCAGGGCGGCTACTCCGAGGCCGTCGTCGTGGACGAGGACTTCGTGCTCCGCGTCCCCGAGTCCCTCGACATCGAGAAGGTCGCGCCGCTGCTCTGCGCCGGCATCACCACCTACTCGCCGCTCCGCCACTGGAACGCGGGCCCCGGCACGAAGGTCGCCGTCGTCGGCATGGGCGGCCTCGGCCACATGGCCGTGAAGATCGCGCACGCGATGGGCGCCGAGGTCACCGTGCTCTCGCAGACGCTCTCCAAGAAGGAGGACGGCCTGCGCCTCGGCGCCGACCGCTACTTCGCGACCAGCGACGACGCCACCTTCGAGGAGCTCGCGAGCTCGTTCGACCTGATCATCAACACGGTCTCCGCGAAGCTCGACATGAGCAAGTACATCGGCCTGCTCGCGATCGACGGCACGCTCGTCAACGTCGGCGCCCCGTCGGAGCCGCTCGAGATCCCCGCGTTCGCGCTCATCCCCGCGCGCCGCAGCTGGGCCGGATCCATGATCGGCGGCATCGCCGAGACGCAGGAGATGCTCGACTTCTGCGCCGAGCACGGCATCGTGCCCGAGACCGAGCTGATCTCGGCCGAGCAGATCAACGAGGCCTACGAGCGCGTCCTCAAGTCGGACGTGCGCTACCGCTTCGTCATCGACGCGAAGACGTTCGCGTAAGCGGCGACCGCACGTAGGAGGGCCCCGCGGATCCTCGGATCCGCGGGGCCCTTCCGCGTCCGGGACCGTCGGCCCAGGCCGCGTTGGCCGTGGGATCCCCGGGACCGGCGGGCGACCGCCGCTGTCGCCAGGCACAGGACCACGATCACCGGCACCGCCACGACGACCGCCGCGTCGAGGCTCGTCGCCGTCGCGAGGGCGCCGACGAGGACGGCCGTGCTGCCCTGCGCGAGGTACGCGACGAGGTACATGCTCGAGAAGGTGCTCGCGCGGCGCCCGTCGTCCGCCGCCGCGGTGACGAGGCCGAGCCCGCCGTACATGAGGAAGCCGTAGCCGACGCCCGAGAGGAGCGCGGATCCGAGGAACACGGCGAGGGAGTCCGCGACGCCGGCGACCAGCAGCAGCGCGAGGCCGACGGCCGCGACCACGCCGCCGATCCGCACGGCCGCACTCGTCGGGATCCTGCGGGCGAGGAGCGTCGTCGGCACCACGACCAGCGGCCAGGTCGCGAGCGTCGCGGCCGCGTGGAACGCGTTCGCGGTGCCGACGACGTCGCGGATGATCTGCGCGCCGAGGGCGAGGAAGACCGCGCCGGTGACGAAGGCGACCGTCACCGCGGCCGTGCCCACGAGGAACGGGCGGCGGCCCGCCCGCGGGACGGCGAGCAGGGCGCGGCGCCCGGCCGACGCCGCCGCCGCCGGTCGCGCGCCCGCGGTCCGCGCCGTCTCGGGGAGGAACACCAGCGCGACGAGCAGCACCAGCACGGCGGCGAGCAGGATCCAGAACGCCAGGTGCGTGGGATCCGCCGTGTGCTGCACCAGCCAGCCGCCCACGAGGATCGCCGCGGTCGCCCCGAGCGAGGTCGCGGCCGCGTTCACGGCGCTCGCCCGCGTCGGGTTCCCGGACCGGTCGAACTCGACCAGCGCGGCGCTCGCGGCGCTCATCGCGAGGCCCACGCCCGCGCCCTGCACGATCCGGCCGGCGAACGCCCACGCGGGCGCGTCGGCCAGAGCGAACAGGACGGTGCCCACGGCGACCACCGCGACGCCGGCGAGCATCAGCCGCCGCCGGCCGAACCGGTCGGACAGCCCGCCGCCCGCCACCATGACCACGACCAGCGCCACCGGGTAGACCGCGAACAGCGCGGTCGTGACGACGGGCCCCGTGCCCCACAGGGCCGAGAACGCGGGATACAGCATCGCCGGCGCCCCGCTCGCCCCGAGCGACAGGACGAGGCCACCGGCCGCCACC from Clavibacter michiganensis subsp. insidiosus harbors:
- a CDS encoding NAD(P)-dependent alcohol dehydrogenase, producing the protein MRTVNAYAAPSATDPIIKTTIERRDVGPKDVSIDIAYSGVCHSDIHTVRGEWGPIQYPQVVGHEIVGRVTEVGSEVSKHKVGDLVGVGCMVNSCKECEQCTAGQEQYCLKGNIQTYGGTDPADGTITQGGYSEAVVVDEDFVLRVPESLDIEKVAPLLCAGITTYSPLRHWNAGPGTKVAVVGMGGLGHMAVKIAHAMGAEVTVLSQTLSKKEDGLRLGADRYFATSDDATFEELASSFDLIINTVSAKLDMSKYIGLLAIDGTLVNVGAPSEPLEIPAFALIPARRSWAGSMIGGIAETQEMLDFCAEHGIVPETELISAEQINEAYERVLKSDVRYRFVIDAKTFA
- the fdxA gene encoding ferredoxin, which gives rise to MTYVIALPCVDVKDRACIDECPVDCIYEGERSLYIHPDECVDCGACEPVCPVEAIYYEDDLPEKWSDYYTANVEFFAEMGSPGGAVKIGAVAYDHAVVAAVPRPGEPA
- the soxR gene encoding redox-sensitive transcriptional activator SoxR, which translates into the protein MADAQEPTVVAATPRHAPGELLTVGEMTRRTGVAASALRFYEDLGLIAAERTAGNQRRYARHMLRRVSLITVAKRLGIPLADVQATFDDVPLDRPPSHADWQRASRRWKRLLEERRQGIERLERELTGCIGCGCLSMKACGLLNPDDALGDRGAGPLRVQLD
- a CDS encoding flavin reductase family protein; its protein translation is MSADPDLFKAAFRAHPAGVALITARTADGPSGLTASSVASLSVDPPALSFSVTRATGSAGAILSADSYVVHLLAGQHAALARSFAVSGSPRFTEEQGFQELPTGEPLLADARAALRCRTIQTVPVGGSVLVVAEVLDVILGEAAPPLVYRDRRFHLLEDDHPEL
- a CDS encoding LamG-like jellyroll fold domain-containing protein, which codes for MTQDPTTSPSSSALSRRGFLITSGAAGALGVAGLGGALPAAAATASDDALRASAVKTPAPQQGSGARWKPDTASPRFTIAVLPDTQYLFDGASIHPEPLEASLRYVLAERDRHNIVFLAHLGDVTQNGAEKEIQAASAQFTLLDKAGAAWSVLAGNHDVPSSTDDQRGRTPYLDAFGPKRFRKSPSYRGSSPDGYNSFHTFTAGGRDWLVLALDWRTSARGVEWARGVLAAHPTLPVILTAHDIVDSKPDGSAVLDDYGQGLWDSFISQHDQVFLTLNGHYWKPGRTTLRNRAGHDVDLHLVNYQDRYYGGAAMIRLYHVDLERNAIDVETLSPFILGGGLGAGNELADEEAQLSGDVDRFTVSVDFEQRFAGFAPVPARAARPAAQMLVPGTVAYWRFDGHADGSALGTTTRIPDASGRGNDLVVANRAGAAPGSLRFASAHHDDQPGFGSLTLTGGKKSGDHLRTVVGAPLDAATFRQGYTVEAFVRIPADFDGDADGFSAILSRAASAKDAGKTPGDAGDPDEPAATLSVSGSREIQWCVYPTTQQGSLTNWSHELPAATWWHVAVVNDGQHTTMYIDGCPVVRNPSTANRGLAAASPATSWLLGANLYGGKLDHVLPASIGDVRIVERALKPSEFMIA
- a CDS encoding carboxylesterase family protein, yielding MPAPTVPGPTPTRSGPVTGRQDGDVIRYLGIPYATAARGVPPVSAVPVRGSDGRPVVLAAVHPAPACPQPSSRILDALMQGALDGVARSEDCQRLSITLPADLAPGETLPVIVWFHGGGYTTGAGDLAIHDPRALVVEQRVIVVAVTSRLGLLGFGGGAPGGPPANLGLLDQLEALRWIRDSIAAFGGDPRTVTAMGQSAGGDAILHLMISDGARGLVRRAIVQSPPVGITGGRERMFRAMGRVTRSLPADAPLDAVLRRQAQAEVASWASGIRAGLPWGPRYGHAPLPAEADRDAAWRAVAPEVDLLIGTTRDETAMYLPALPVIAPLLHVPVVGRALRAVLMRAVVGPTTRAVYGRPVRAFAARHRAAGGRAVRYVLRGAPASSPIGTGHTADVPLILGTREAWTRMRLVPPEAWPEVAARGRAVRRVWADFARTGTVAADADARACGMRFERG
- a CDS encoding MFS transporter, translated to MTRRPTLPPAASFGVAAGGLVLSLGASGAPAMLYPAFSALWGTGPVVTTALFAVYPVALVVVMVAGGGLSDRFGRRRLMLAGVAVVAVGTVLFALADAPAWAFAGRIVQGAGVGLAMSAASAALVEFDRSGNPTRASAVNAAATSLGATAAILVGGWLVQHTADPTHLAFWILLAAVLVLLVALVFLPETARTAGARPAAAASAGRRALLAVPRAGRRPFLVGTAAVTVAFVTGAVFLALGAQIIRDVVGTANAFHAAATLATWPLVVVPTTLLARRIPTSAAVRIGGVVAAVGLALLLVAGVADSLAVFLGSALLSGVGYGFLMYGGLGLVTAAADDGRRASTFSSMYLVAYLAQGSTAVLVGALATATSLDAAVVVAVPVIVVLCLATAAVARRSRGSHGQRGLGRRSRTRKGPADPRIRGALLRAVAAYANVFASMTKR